One region of Mycobacterium riyadhense genomic DNA includes:
- a CDS encoding PfkB family carbohydrate kinase: MATRVCVVGSVNMDLVFDVAALPRPGETVLASKLTHTPGGKGANQAVAAARAGAQVQFVGALGDDPSAEQLRAHLRANGIGLDAAIRVPGASGTAVVMVDAGAENTIVVARGANADLKVTRIPACDVLLTQLEIPVTAALAAARAAREAGAVVIVNASPSGQDPDTLAELATVADVVIANESEADDWPYQPTHFIVTLGARGARYAGPDGRFEVRAPAVTPVDTTGAGDVFAGVLAAHWPPDPGSPRQRLRALRRACAAGAIATLVPGAGNCAPDAEAINAAVPDN; the protein is encoded by the coding sequence ATGGCGACGCGAGTATGCGTGGTGGGCAGCGTGAACATGGACCTGGTGTTTGACGTCGCCGCGTTACCACGCCCGGGTGAGACGGTGCTGGCTTCAAAGTTGACGCATACACCCGGCGGCAAGGGCGCCAATCAGGCCGTGGCCGCCGCGCGCGCGGGCGCGCAGGTACAGTTCGTCGGCGCCCTCGGTGACGACCCGAGCGCCGAGCAGCTGCGAGCCCACCTGCGGGCCAACGGCATTGGACTGGACGCAGCGATCCGGGTGCCCGGAGCGAGCGGAACCGCCGTCGTCATGGTCGATGCCGGCGCGGAGAACACCATCGTGGTGGCTCGGGGGGCCAACGCGGACCTAAAGGTGACCCGGATCCCGGCGTGCGATGTGCTATTGACTCAGTTGGAGATTCCGGTAACGGCAGCCCTGGCCGCGGCGCGGGCGGCCAGGGAGGCCGGAGCCGTCGTCATCGTGAATGCCTCACCGAGCGGCCAGGATCCGGACACCCTGGCCGAATTGGCCACCGTCGCAGACGTTGTGATCGCAAACGAGAGTGAGGCCGATGACTGGCCCTACCAGCCAACCCATTTCATAGTGACACTGGGTGCGCGCGGCGCCCGGTACGCCGGCCCGGACGGCAGATTCGAGGTACGCGCCCCGGCGGTGACACCCGTGGACACCACCGGCGCGGGGGACGTATTCGCGGGCGTGCTGGCCGCGCACTGGCCGCCCGACCCCGGTTCACCGCGCCAGCGACTGCGCGCGTTGCGGCGCGCCTGCGCGGCGGGTGCGATCGCGACTCTAGTGCCCGGCGCCGGGAACTGCGCGCCCGACGCCGAGGCGATCAACGCCGCCGTGCCGGACAACTAG
- a CDS encoding methyltransferase family protein: MLRDTTAADIALALLVVFSVLGFGWRSWLQHRRTGSAGFRGISGPVGSPEWLVGFGFVVALLASVTAPILQRFNLIEPIGVLRAIWLQIAGIVVAVAGIAATVYAQLAMGDSWRIGVDEAEATTLVQAGPFGLVSNPIYTAMFTFSLGISLVTPNVVAFAGLILLVTTIELHVRLVEEPYLLRTHGDAYRAYTAKVGRFIPGVGRT; the protein is encoded by the coding sequence ATGCTTCGCGACACGACCGCGGCCGACATTGCCCTGGCGCTCTTGGTGGTTTTCAGTGTGCTTGGATTCGGTTGGCGCAGTTGGCTGCAGCATCGGCGCACCGGATCGGCCGGTTTTCGCGGCATCAGTGGCCCGGTCGGGTCGCCGGAATGGCTGGTCGGGTTCGGCTTTGTGGTCGCGCTGCTGGCGAGTGTGACGGCTCCGATCCTGCAGCGGTTCAACCTCATTGAACCCATCGGCGTCCTGCGCGCGATATGGCTTCAGATCGCCGGAATAGTCGTCGCGGTCGCCGGGATCGCGGCCACCGTCTATGCCCAGCTCGCGATGGGAGATTCGTGGCGGATCGGGGTTGACGAAGCGGAAGCCACCACGCTGGTGCAGGCCGGCCCGTTCGGGTTGGTAAGCAATCCCATCTATACCGCCATGTTCACCTTCTCCCTCGGGATTTCGCTGGTGACACCGAATGTTGTTGCGTTTGCCGGATTGATCTTGCTCGTCACCACGATCGAGCTGCATGTTCGCCTGGTGGAAGAGCCTTATCTGTTGCGCACACACGGCGATGCTTACCGCGCCTATACGGCTAAGGTGGGCCGCTTCATCCCCGGTGTCGGACGAACGTAG
- a CDS encoding NAD(+) synthase, with the protein MSFYSAYQHGFVRVAACTHHTTIGDPAANAAAVLGLARECHDDGVALAVFPELTLSGYSIEDILLQDALLDAVEAALREIVAASAGLLPVLVVGAPLRHGHRIYNTAVVIHRGVALGVAPKSYLPTYREFYEHRQIAPGDDERGTIRVGATEVPFGPDLLFAASDLPGLVLHVEICEDMFVPVPPSAEAALAGATVLANLSGSPITIGRAEDRCLLARSASARCLAAYVYAAAGEGESTTDLAWDGQTMIWENGVLLAQSERFPRGERRSVADVDIELLRSERLRMGTFDDNRRHHRALADSFRRIEFRLDPPTSDIGLFRNVERFPFVPADPQRLQQDCYEAYNIQVSGLEQRLRALDYPKVVIGVSGGLDSTHALIVAARAMDRESRPRSDILAFTLPGFATGERTKNNAIKLSRALGVTFSEIDIRDTAKLMFHEIGHPFGRGEKVYDVTFENVQAGLRTDYLFRLANQRGGIVLGTGDLSELALGWSTYGVGDQMSHYNVNAGVPKTLIQHLIRWVIAAGEFDENVSEVLQSVLDTEITPELVPTGEEEELQSSEAKVGPYVLQDFSLFQVLRYGFRPSKIAFLAWHAWSDPDRGTWPPGFPENKRPSYALAEIRHWLQVFVQRFYSFSQFKRSALPNGPKVSHGGSLSPRGDWRAPSDMSARIWLDEIERDVPES; encoded by the coding sequence ATGAGCTTCTATTCCGCATACCAGCACGGGTTCGTGCGCGTCGCCGCATGCACGCACCACACCACGATTGGTGACCCCGCGGCCAATGCCGCAGCGGTCCTGGGACTGGCGCGCGAGTGCCACGACGACGGCGTGGCGCTGGCCGTCTTTCCCGAGCTGACGCTGTCGGGCTACTCCATCGAGGACATCCTGCTGCAGGATGCCCTGCTGGACGCCGTCGAAGCAGCGCTGCGCGAGATCGTCGCCGCGTCCGCCGGGCTACTACCGGTTTTGGTGGTCGGCGCGCCACTGCGCCACGGGCACCGTATCTACAACACCGCTGTCGTCATCCATCGCGGTGTCGCGCTCGGGGTGGCCCCCAAGTCGTACTTGCCCACCTATCGGGAGTTTTACGAGCATCGTCAGATTGCGCCCGGAGACGACGAGCGTGGCACCATTCGTGTCGGCGCCACCGAGGTTCCATTCGGCCCGGACCTGCTGTTCGCCGCGTCGGACCTGCCCGGATTGGTGTTGCACGTCGAAATCTGTGAGGACATGTTCGTCCCGGTGCCGCCCAGCGCGGAGGCCGCGCTGGCGGGTGCGACGGTGCTCGCTAACCTGTCCGGCAGCCCGATCACCATCGGTCGTGCCGAGGACCGCTGCCTGCTTGCACGCTCGGCGTCGGCAAGGTGTCTGGCCGCCTACGTCTATGCCGCCGCGGGCGAGGGTGAGTCCACGACCGACCTGGCGTGGGACGGTCAGACGATGATCTGGGAGAACGGGGTGTTGCTCGCGCAATCCGAACGCTTCCCCCGGGGAGAGCGCCGTTCGGTTGCCGACGTCGACATCGAGTTGCTGCGATCGGAGCGGCTGCGCATGGGCACCTTCGACGACAACCGGCGTCACCACCGGGCGTTGGCGGATTCGTTCCGCCGCATCGAGTTTCGGCTCGATCCACCCACCAGCGATATCGGACTGTTTCGCAATGTTGAGCGGTTCCCCTTCGTCCCGGCCGATCCGCAACGGCTGCAACAGGATTGCTACGAGGCCTACAACATCCAGGTGTCGGGACTGGAGCAGCGGCTGCGCGCACTGGACTACCCGAAGGTCGTCATCGGGGTGTCCGGGGGGCTGGACTCAACACACGCGCTGATCGTCGCGGCCCGCGCCATGGACCGCGAAAGCCGTCCGCGTAGCGACATTCTGGCGTTCACGCTGCCCGGATTCGCCACCGGCGAGCGCACCAAGAACAACGCGATCAAGTTGTCACGCGCGCTGGGTGTCACCTTCTCCGAGATCGACATCCGCGACACCGCCAAACTGATGTTTCACGAGATTGGTCATCCATTCGGGCGTGGCGAGAAGGTGTATGACGTCACCTTCGAAAACGTTCAGGCCGGCCTGCGTACCGACTATCTCTTCCGGTTGGCCAACCAGCGCGGCGGCATCGTGCTAGGCACGGGTGACCTGTCCGAGCTGGCGCTGGGCTGGTCGACGTACGGTGTCGGCGACCAGATGTCGCACTACAACGTCAACGCTGGGGTGCCCAAGACGCTGATCCAGCACCTGATCCGGTGGGTCATCGCGGCGGGGGAGTTCGATGAAAACGTGAGCGAGGTGCTGCAGTCGGTGCTGGACACCGAGATCACTCCCGAGCTGGTGCCGACCGGTGAAGAGGAAGAACTGCAAAGCAGCGAGGCGAAGGTGGGACCCTATGTCCTGCAGGACTTTTCACTGTTCCAGGTATTACGGTACGGCTTCCGGCCGTCCAAGATCGCATTCTTGGCCTGGCACGCCTGGAGCGACCCGGACCGCGGCACCTGGCCGCCCGGCTTCCCCGAGAACAAACGACCGTCCTATGCACTGGCCGAGATCCGGCATTGGCTGCAGGTTTTCGTCCAGCGGTTCTACTCGTTCAGCCAATTCAAGCGATCGGCCCTGCCGAACGGGCCCAAGGTGTCACATGGAGGCTCGTTGTCGCCGCGGGGGGATTGGCGCGCCCCGTCGGACATGTCCGCGCGGATTTGGCTCGACGAAATCGAACGCGACGTGCCCGAAAGTTAG
- a CDS encoding NAD-dependent protein deacetylase has protein sequence MDSPELVAVLTGRRIAVLTGAGISTDSGIPDYRGPDSPPSNPMTIRQFTSDPVFRQRYWARNHVGWRHMDDTQPNAGHRALAALEHAGLVTGVITQNVDLLHTKAGSANVVNLHGSYAQVTCLTCSYTISRAALAERLEALNPGFIERAEAVGGLAVAPDADAVVADTASFRCLDCPSCAGMLKPDIVYFGETVPKERVAQAYSLVDQADALLVAGSSLTVFSGYRFVRHAAALGIPIAIVNRGRTRGDDLATVKVDGGCSELLVLLANELREALSAIPRR, from the coding sequence GTGGATTCGCCCGAACTTGTCGCGGTGCTGACCGGTCGCCGCATCGCCGTGTTGACCGGCGCGGGGATCTCCACCGACTCGGGCATTCCGGACTACCGTGGCCCCGATTCGCCGCCCAGCAACCCCATGACCATCCGCCAGTTCACCTCAGATCCGGTGTTCCGGCAGCGGTACTGGGCACGCAATCACGTTGGCTGGCGGCACATGGACGACACCCAGCCAAATGCCGGGCATCGGGCGCTGGCCGCGCTCGAGCACGCCGGCCTGGTGACCGGCGTGATCACCCAAAACGTTGACCTGCTGCACACCAAGGCGGGCAGCGCAAATGTGGTCAACCTGCACGGCAGCTACGCGCAGGTGACGTGCTTGACCTGTAGCTACACCATCAGCCGAGCCGCGCTGGCCGAACGGCTCGAGGCACTCAACCCGGGATTCATCGAGCGCGCCGAGGCCGTTGGCGGGCTGGCGGTGGCGCCGGACGCGGACGCCGTAGTCGCCGATACCGCCTCGTTCCGCTGTCTCGACTGCCCGTCCTGCGCCGGCATGCTCAAGCCCGACATCGTGTACTTCGGCGAAACCGTTCCCAAAGAGCGTGTGGCTCAAGCTTATTCACTTGTCGACCAAGCTGACGCGCTGTTGGTCGCGGGCTCGTCGCTGACCGTGTTCTCTGGCTACCGATTCGTGCGTCACGCCGCGGCACTCGGCATCCCCATCGCGATCGTCAACCGGGGCCGCACCCGCGGCGACGACTTGGCCACCGTCAAGGTCGACGGCGGGTGTTCGGAGTTGCTGGTACTGCTGGCCAACGAGTTGCGGGAAGCACTTTCGGCGATACCCCGGCGCTAG
- a CDS encoding IS1634 family transposase, with translation MILGVPRNTGKAHVVRVKKTHVDKQGHERVYESVLLRRTYRDGAKVRNETVANLSMLPPQAVDAIEATLKGHTLVPAGSEFSKSRSLPHGDVAAVAAMARKLELAAVLGPPCRARDIVLALIISRVVRPKSKLSTLSWWPNTTLGVDLGVAEASTDEIYAGMDWLADRQDRIEKKLAAKHLNESVNPGRMALFDLTSSWVTGRCCELAARGYSRDGKKGCEQIEYGVLTDPEGRPVAVRVFSGATADPTAFTQIVQVIKDKLAIQRLVLVGDRGMITTARIDALRELNDNPDTPTAFDWITALRAPAIAKLARDDGPLQMSLFDTQDLAEITHPDYPGERLIACRNPALAAERARKRHDLLAATEKELAHIAQRVTKATLSGADKIGIAVGKVSGKFKVGQLFHLTITDTEFTYHRDQAAIDAQAALDGIYVLRTSVNTKVLDPAAVVEGYKNLANIERDFRIIKTDDLDLRPIHHRLEDRVKAHVLICMLACYLIWHLRKAWAPLTFTDETPPHRDNPVAPAQRSPAAHAKASTKHDAAGNPVRSFRDLLNHLATLTRDRIRYHQTNIEIDKLTEPTPTQRRAFDLIDAPIPLTIAA, from the coding sequence ATGATTCTTGGTGTGCCACGCAATACCGGCAAAGCTCACGTAGTCAGAGTTAAGAAGACTCACGTGGATAAGCAAGGCCACGAGCGCGTCTATGAGTCTGTACTGTTGCGCCGCACCTACCGAGACGGGGCCAAGGTGCGCAACGAGACCGTGGCCAACCTGTCGATGCTGCCGCCGCAGGCCGTCGATGCGATCGAGGCGACGCTGAAGGGCCACACGCTGGTGCCGGCCGGCTCCGAGTTCAGCAAGTCCCGGTCGCTGCCACACGGGGACGTGGCGGCGGTGGCCGCGATGGCGCGCAAGCTCGAGCTGGCCGCAGTGCTGGGCCCGCCGTGCCGAGCCCGCGATATCGTGCTCGCGTTGATCATCTCGCGGGTGGTGCGGCCCAAGTCGAAGCTGTCCACCCTGTCGTGGTGGCCCAACACCACCCTCGGCGTCGATTTGGGGGTGGCCGAGGCCTCCACCGACGAGATCTACGCCGGGATGGACTGGCTGGCCGACCGACAGGATAGGATCGAAAAGAAGCTGGCGGCAAAGCATTTAAACGAGTCGGTGAACCCGGGCCGGATGGCGTTGTTCGACCTGACTTCCTCGTGGGTGACCGGCCGATGCTGCGAGCTGGCCGCGCGCGGCTACTCCCGCGACGGCAAGAAGGGCTGCGAGCAGATCGAATACGGGGTGCTCACCGACCCTGAGGGCCGCCCGGTCGCGGTGCGCGTGTTTTCCGGTGCCACCGCCGACCCGACCGCGTTCACCCAGATCGTGCAGGTGATCAAGGACAAGCTCGCCATCCAGCGGCTGGTGCTGGTCGGCGATCGCGGCATGATCACCACCGCCCGCATCGACGCGCTGCGCGAACTCAACGACAACCCCGACACCCCAACCGCCTTCGATTGGATCACCGCGCTACGCGCACCCGCGATCGCCAAACTCGCCCGCGACGACGGGCCGCTGCAGATGAGCCTGTTCGATACCCAGGACCTCGCCGAGATCACCCACCCCGACTACCCCGGTGAACGGCTGATCGCCTGCCGCAACCCCGCCCTGGCCGCCGAACGTGCCCGCAAACGCCACGACCTGCTGGCTGCCACCGAGAAGGAACTGGCCCACATCGCCCAACGCGTCACCAAAGCCACCCTGTCCGGCGCCGACAAGATCGGCATCGCAGTCGGCAAGGTCAGCGGAAAATTCAAGGTGGGCCAGCTCTTCCACCTCACGATCACCGACACCGAGTTCACCTACCACCGCGACCAGGCCGCCATCGACGCCCAAGCCGCCCTCGACGGCATCTACGTGCTGCGCACCAGCGTCAACACCAAGGTCCTCGACCCCGCCGCCGTGGTGGAGGGTTACAAAAACCTCGCCAACATCGAACGCGACTTTCGCATCATCAAGACCGACGACCTCGACCTACGCCCCATCCACCACCGCCTCGAGGACCGCGTCAAAGCCCACGTGCTGATCTGCATGCTGGCCTGCTACCTCATCTGGCACCTGCGCAAGGCCTGGGCGCCACTGACATTCACCGACGAAACACCGCCGCATCGGGACAACCCCGTCGCCCCCGCGCAGCGCTCCCCAGCCGCACACGCCAAAGCCTCCACCAAACACGACGCGGCTGGCAACCCGGTACGAAGCTTCCGCGACCTGCTCAATCACCTGGCCACCCTCACCCGCGACCGGATCCGCTACCACCAGACCAACATCGAAATCGACAAACTCACCGAGCCCACCCCCACCCAGCGCCGCGCCTTCGACCTCATTGACGCTCCGATCCCCCTCACCATCGCCGCGTAG
- the proB gene encoding glutamate 5-kinase — protein sequence MTTSHRESVRTARSLVVKVGTTALTTATGMFDASRLAGLADAIEARMKAGSDVVIVSSGAIAAGIEPLGLSRRPNDLATKQAAASVGQVALVNSWSAAFARYGRTVGQVLLTAHDISMRVQHTNAQRTLDRLRSLHAVAIVNENDTVATNEIRFGDNDRLSALVAHLVGADALVLLSDIDGLYDSDPRKKAGARFIPEVSGPADLAGVIAGRSSHLGTGGMASKVSSALLAADAGVPVLLAPAADAATALTDASVGTVFAARSERMSARRFWVRYAAESAGSLTLDAGAVRAVVRQRRSLLPAGITAVSGRFFGGDVVELVGPDAAMVARGVVAYDATELAGMMGRSTSELPGEMRRPAVHADDLVAVCAAR from the coding sequence ATGACCACCTCGCACCGGGAAAGCGTCCGCACCGCCCGCAGTCTCGTCGTCAAAGTCGGGACCACGGCGCTGACCACGGCAACGGGAATGTTCGACGCCAGCCGGCTGGCCGGGCTGGCCGACGCCATCGAGGCGCGCATGAAGGCCGGCTCCGACGTCGTCATCGTGTCCTCGGGCGCTATCGCCGCCGGCATCGAACCGCTCGGATTATCCCGTCGCCCAAATGATTTGGCTACCAAGCAGGCTGCGGCCAGCGTCGGCCAGGTCGCGCTGGTGAATTCGTGGAGCGCGGCGTTCGCCCGGTATGGCCGCACCGTGGGCCAGGTGCTGTTGACCGCACACGATATTTCGATGCGAGTGCAGCACACCAATGCCCAGCGCACCCTGGACAGGTTGCGGTCGCTGCATGCGGTGGCGATTGTCAACGAGAACGACACGGTGGCCACCAACGAGATTCGCTTCGGTGACAACGACCGCCTTTCGGCGTTGGTGGCCCATTTGGTGGGTGCGGACGCCCTAGTCCTGCTGTCTGACATCGACGGCCTCTACGACTCTGATCCGCGAAAGAAGGCCGGCGCCCGGTTTATTCCCGAGGTGTCCGGGCCGGCGGATCTGGCGGGTGTAATCGCCGGCCGCAGTAGCCATTTGGGTACCGGTGGCATGGCGTCGAAGGTGTCGTCGGCGTTGCTGGCCGCCGATGCCGGGGTGCCGGTGCTGTTGGCGCCGGCCGCCGATGCCGCGACCGCGCTCACTGACGCGTCGGTGGGGACGGTGTTTGCCGCCCGCTCCGAGCGCATGTCGGCGCGCCGGTTCTGGGTGCGTTACGCCGCCGAGTCTGCGGGTTCGCTGACGCTGGACGCGGGCGCGGTGCGCGCCGTCGTGCGGCAACGCCGCTCGCTGCTGCCGGCGGGTATCACGGCGGTGTCGGGCCGGTTTTTCGGCGGCGACGTCGTCGAATTGGTGGGACCGGACGCGGCCATGGTCGCCCGTGGCGTGGTTGCCTACGACGCGACCGAACTTGCCGGCATGATGGGCCGGTCCACGTCCGAGTTGCCCGGCGAGATGCGCCGGCCCGCGGTGCACGCCGACGACCTGGTTGCGGTGTGCGCAGCGCGGTGA
- the obgE gene encoding GTPase ObgE produces MPRFVDRVVIHTRAGSGGNGCASVHREKFKPLGGPDGGNGGRGGSIVFVVDPQVHTLLDFHFRPHITAPSGKQGMGNNRDGAAGADLEVKVPDGTVVLDENGRLLADLVGAGTRFEAAAGGRGGLGNAALASRARKAPGFALLGEPGQSRDLTLELKTVADVGLVGFPSAGKSSLVSVISAAKPKVADYPFTTLVPNLGVVSAGEHAFTVADVPGLIPGASQGRGLGLDFLRHIERCAVLVHVVDCATGEPGRDPISDIDALEAELAAYTPTLRGDATLGDLAERPRAVVLNKIDVPEARELAEFVRDEIAESGWPVFCVSTVTRENLQPLIFGLWQMVSEYNAARPEPVPRRPVLRPVPVDDSGFTVQPDGEGGFVVTGARPERWISQTNFDNDEAVGYLADRLARLGVEEELLRLGAKPGCAVTIGEMTFDWEPQTPAGDHVAMSGRGSDARLERNERVGAAERKAARRQRRERGPQNGGV; encoded by the coding sequence ATGCCTCGGTTCGTCGATCGGGTCGTCATCCACACGAGAGCGGGTTCCGGCGGTAACGGCTGCGCTTCGGTCCATCGCGAGAAATTCAAGCCGCTGGGCGGTCCCGACGGCGGCAACGGCGGCCGGGGCGGCAGCATCGTATTCGTGGTCGATCCGCAAGTGCACACGCTGCTGGATTTCCATTTCCGTCCGCACATCACGGCGCCGTCAGGCAAGCAGGGGATGGGCAACAACCGTGACGGCGCCGCCGGCGCGGACTTGGAAGTCAAGGTTCCGGACGGCACCGTGGTGCTGGACGAAAATGGCCGGCTGCTGGCAGACCTGGTTGGCGCGGGCACTAGGTTTGAAGCCGCTGCCGGTGGCCGGGGCGGACTGGGCAATGCCGCGCTGGCATCACGCGCCCGCAAGGCGCCCGGCTTCGCCCTGCTCGGTGAGCCGGGGCAGTCCCGCGATCTCACGCTGGAGCTCAAGACCGTCGCAGACGTCGGCTTGGTAGGGTTCCCATCGGCCGGAAAATCCTCTCTGGTGTCCGTGATTTCGGCGGCCAAGCCGAAGGTTGCCGACTATCCGTTCACCACCCTGGTCCCCAACCTCGGCGTTGTCTCGGCCGGCGAGCACGCGTTCACCGTCGCCGATGTTCCCGGTTTGATCCCGGGCGCGTCGCAGGGCCGCGGTCTGGGCCTTGATTTCCTGCGGCACATCGAGCGTTGCGCGGTGCTGGTGCATGTCGTGGACTGCGCCACGGGTGAGCCGGGCCGCGACCCGATCTCCGACATCGACGCGCTGGAAGCAGAACTCGCGGCCTACACGCCCACGCTGCGCGGGGACGCGACGCTGGGCGACCTTGCGGAGCGGCCGCGTGCGGTGGTGCTCAACAAGATTGACGTCCCCGAGGCGCGCGAGCTTGCTGAGTTCGTCCGCGACGAGATCGCCGAAAGTGGCTGGCCGGTGTTCTGCGTGTCGACCGTTACCCGGGAAAACCTGCAGCCCTTGATCTTCGGGCTGTGGCAGATGGTCTCCGAATACAACGCCGCGCGGCCAGAACCGGTGCCGCGCCGGCCGGTGCTTCGTCCGGTGCCCGTGGACGACAGCGGATTCACGGTCCAGCCGGACGGGGAGGGCGGCTTCGTGGTCACCGGCGCCCGGCCCGAGCGGTGGATCAGCCAGACCAACTTCGACAACGACGAAGCGGTCGGCTATCTGGCCGACCGCCTGGCTCGCCTGGGCGTCGAGGAGGAACTGCTGCGACTCGGCGCCAAACCCGGCTGCGCGGTGACCATCGGCGAGATGACCTTCGACTGGGAGCCACAAACCCCCGCCGGAGATCACGTCGCGATGTCCGGCCGCGGCAGCGATGCGCGGCTGGAACGCAACGAGCGGGTCGGTGCCGCCGAACGCAAGGCGGCCCGGCGGCAGCGCCGGGAACGCGGTCCTCAAAACGGTGGAGTCTGA
- the rpmA gene encoding 50S ribosomal protein L27: MAHKKGASSSRNGRDSAAQRLGVKRFGGQVVKAGEILVRQRGTKFHPGVNVGRGGDDTLFAKAAGAVEFGVKRGRKTVSIVGGAGQATD; encoded by the coding sequence ATGGCACACAAGAAGGGCGCTTCCAGCTCGCGTAACGGTCGCGATTCCGCCGCTCAGCGGCTAGGCGTCAAGCGGTTCGGCGGCCAGGTAGTCAAGGCCGGCGAGATCCTGGTCCGCCAGCGCGGCACCAAATTCCATCCGGGCGTCAACGTCGGGCGCGGTGGCGATGACACCTTGTTCGCCAAGGCGGCCGGGGCGGTGGAGTTCGGCGTCAAGCGCGGACGTAAGACCGTGAGCATCGTCGGCGGCGCCGGACAGGCGACCGACTGA
- the rplU gene encoding 50S ribosomal protein L21, whose translation MATYAIVKTGGKQYKVAVGDVVKVEKLESEPGAKVSLPVALVVDGAKVTTDAKALAKVAVTGEVLEHTKGPKIRIHKFKNKTGYHKRQGHRQQLTILKVTGIK comes from the coding sequence ATGGCGACCTACGCAATCGTCAAGACCGGCGGCAAGCAGTACAAGGTTGCTGTCGGCGACGTGGTGAAGGTCGAGAAGCTCGAATCCGAGCCCGGGGCGAAGGTGTCGTTGCCGGTCGCTCTGGTCGTCGACGGCGCCAAAGTCACCACCGACGCCAAGGCCCTGGCCAAGGTCGCGGTGACCGGCGAGGTGCTCGAACACACCAAGGGCCCCAAGATCCGGATCCACAAGTTCAAGAACAAAACCGGCTACCACAAGCGCCAGGGGCATCGTCAGCAGCTGACGATCCTGAAGGTCACCGGCATCAAATAG
- a CDS encoding integrase catalytic domain-containing protein, with the protein MASRGEITTKYAKAYVKASKKDKGLILDQVMSVTDWSRDNARRRLTGAAKRRAGTGRGVAARPRKPRTPKYSYDALKVLQRVWAASGGQCGKYLAASMALQLDGLQRHGELVFGRDRYSPKVRQELLAMSAASIDRYLKTAKAKDQISGVSTTKPSPLLRNSIKVRRAGDEVDTEPGFFEGDTVAHCGPTLKGEFARTLNLTDVHTGWVFTRTMRNNAHTHVLAALRKAVIEIPYAVTGLDFDNGTEFLNKPVINWAGDKGIYFTRSRPYKKNDQATIESKNNHLVRKYAFYYRYDTPEERAVLNRLWRLVNDRLNYLTPTIKPIGYTSTADGRRRRCYDAPQTPLDRLLAAQVLSPAQRAELIAYRDSLNPAEIGREIADLQNRLVLLAKQKTEQLYLASIRTALPDIRKGVRIKASRTAPRFRGHSYVRH; encoded by the coding sequence ATGGCGTCTCGGGGCGAGATCACCACGAAGTACGCCAAGGCGTATGTGAAGGCGTCGAAAAAGGACAAGGGGCTGATTTTGGATCAAGTGATGTCGGTGACGGACTGGTCACGCGATAACGCCCGCCGGCGGCTTACAGGAGCGGCGAAACGGCGGGCCGGGACGGGCCGCGGGGTCGCTGCACGGCCCCGTAAGCCGCGGACCCCGAAGTACTCCTATGACGCGTTGAAGGTGCTGCAGAGGGTGTGGGCCGCTTCGGGTGGGCAGTGCGGGAAGTACCTGGCCGCCTCGATGGCGTTGCAGCTCGACGGGTTGCAACGGCACGGCGAGTTGGTGTTCGGGCGTGACCGCTACAGTCCCAAAGTGCGCCAGGAACTGCTGGCGATGAGTGCGGCCAGCATCGATCGTTATCTGAAGACCGCGAAGGCCAAGGATCAGATATCGGGTGTGTCGACAACGAAACCCTCACCGCTGCTGCGGAATTCGATCAAGGTCCGCAGAGCTGGGGATGAGGTGGACACGGAGCCGGGGTTCTTCGAGGGTGATACCGTCGCCCATTGTGGGCCGACCCTCAAAGGGGAGTTCGCCCGCACCTTGAATCTGACCGATGTGCACACCGGGTGGGTGTTCACCCGCACGATGCGCAACAATGCCCACACCCATGTGCTGGCCGCGCTGCGTAAAGCTGTCATCGAGATTCCTTACGCGGTAACAGGTTTGGACTTTGACAACGGCACCGAGTTTCTCAACAAACCAGTGATTAACTGGGCCGGAGACAAAGGGATCTACTTCACCCGCTCGCGCCCGTACAAGAAGAACGACCAGGCCACTATCGAGTCGAAGAACAACCACCTGGTCCGCAAGTACGCGTTCTACTACCGCTACGACACGCCCGAAGAACGCGCTGTGCTCAACCGCCTATGGCGCCTGGTCAATGACCGGCTCAACTACCTGACTCCGACCATCAAACCCATCGGATACACCAGCACTGCCGACGGGCGCCGCCGACGCTGCTACGACGCCCCGCAAACGCCGCTGGACCGGCTGCTGGCCGCCCAGGTGCTCTCCCCGGCTCAGCGGGCCGAGTTGATCGCCTACCGTGACAGCCTCAACCCCGCGGAGATCGGCCGTGAGATCGCCGACCTGCAGAACCGGCTTGTCCTGCTAGCCAAGCAGAAAACCGAGCAGCTCTACCTGGCCAGCATCCGCACCGCCCTGCCCGACATCCGCAAAGGCGTCCGGATCAAGGCCAGCCGAACCGCCCCTCGGTTTCGCGGGCATTCTTATGTGAGGCATTGA